The stretch of DNA ACAAAAAGGTATTTAATATTTGACcaaattgtgaaaaaaataatttatctgtttCACTTTGCATAGTCCTTTTCTTAGGGTGGTCTGAAGGTCAGTAAAGCCATCTATTTAATATGATATGATCACCAGAGATGTACTTAAAGATACAAGTAGGTCCCTTTTGGATGGTGCTTCAGAATAGGGGATTAGTGACTGCTTCAGGTCTTTTAAAAGAGACAAGTGGCATTATTGAAGGAAGTAATGCTTTGCAAGTGCGTGGGGAAAGGTACGTTTCATGAACTTACAGGAATGTTGTTCCTAGAAGTTCCTATAATCACATGCTGAGAAGGCAGATATAAGAGAGCCCTTGAGCATTTGTTTCCTGGAATCAGGGAcataatcagaaaaaagaaactcCTTTATAACTTATGGAAAGGAGTATGTTGTACTTCCGGACACTGTTGCCCTTTTGTGCTAATCTGCCTTTCCTTACCAGTGTTTTAAGCCACCTTCATCTGATTTTCATCTTAATCAGTCAGtaacagatttcctttttttccttagttcCTCTTTCATTGGCAACTCCCACCTTTTGctcatttaatataattttaaatgtctgttgAAAGATTAACAAACTTTCAACCTGAGGCAGATAACCAATTTTGAAAATCTCACCACAGACTCTTAgtttaaatgtaaagaaattgaaaataagtatttatacCAAGAATATATTGTAAAGTCTTTACTTCAAGCCTCTTTAACTGTTCAGCCTGTGGTAGTGATACAGTAGGAGCCTGTATCAGCAGACAGTTCATGCTGAATTAGCTGAAATACTCCAAATAgtgaatgtgtttgttttttagctTTAGAACACCACTGTGGTGGTTCTTCTCTTCAGTCCCCTGTGTAGGCTTGTCGACAAGGATCATGCTCTGATCGtataaaaaatacatactttaagCTGAAATTCTTTATAGTCATTCCTATGAATCttgaatatttcagaaatgttaagTGTTTTCACTGAAATCATCCTGTACCATTTCAATGAAGCCAGTAACTTGAAGCAGGACCGAATGTGACTAATAACTTGCACACGAAGTAATACTTCTCCATCTAAGACTGCCACAAAGCTTATGCTTTCTAAGGCTATTCTGCATTCATGTGTTGGTTTTTAGTCTCACTTTTAGACTATAAGGTTTTGGATGAAATAAGCATTTGCTGTATTTGTGCTACAGAAACATGCAAAAAATGGACTAATAGAGATTCTTCTTAATGAGGGAGTGGATGGGGTTTTTTGAACTGTAGACTAAATTTAAGTTCAGTCTGGAGTTTGTAATGAATTATGCAGTGAATTGCAAACTGAGAAAATCCCTAGCTAAGACTGAAGTAACAGATTCTtacctttaaaataaagacaGTTAAGAATCATCATCAGTGTTGTAGGGTTTACATTCACAAGAGCTTCCTTTATTAATCCTTTGGTCAGCTTCAAGATGCGTTCATTGGTTTTAGTTATGAAGTTAGGATCTGAAAAATCAGCTGGTTGGGCGTCAGCAAAGTAGTATGTTTTCATGTTGTTTCGGAAATCGTTCAGAATAGAAAAGTCCTTTTGAATATAAAGGTCATTGACAGACCTCAGTGTATAACCAAAATTGCGCCTGAATAGCCGATGAGTGAGTTTGCGGAAGAGATTATGAATAGTCATGAGCTCATATTTGGTGCTGGCATTAATGAAGTCTTGAAAGCCAAGAACAGATAACACTTCCTGATGAGTCTGACCCTTCAGACCCAGAGAAATCATAGCCATTGCAGTGGAAATGCCAACAGGAGCCATGAGAATATTCTCTGAAGAGTTGGCTTTGTCCGCCACACTGCGGTAAAGGTTGAAGCCAAAGTTTGCATTGAGGATGTTGAGTCGCTGGATTCTAGTTTTGCCTTGGAATAGTTCAAGAATatttccttgctgaatttcagaaACCATGTATGGGCCAGCATCAATAATGTCACTGTAGTCATCTTCACCCAATATCTTGTCGAGGTCTAGAtagtcctcttcctcctcctcttcaggaaTCAAGTCATTTGTGATAGTGTTTTCTCTGTGGAACTCGGGTGGTAAGTTTGGCATATCATAGGTCCCATTTTCACGTGGCTGTGCATCTTTAAGGCTTTCAAAATGCTCAGTGAAGTCCTTGACTCCACAAAATGTGGAGGTGATGACGAGAGTGAGGGCAAGCAAATGAAATAGGAGCTTCATTCTGACAGGTCAAAACCTGGAAGGCAACATAACACAGTTGAGAGAGCGTAGGGTAATTGAATTTTAGTTATCTATTCTGTAATTTTAGGTCCATGCCGAATTCTGTCACAGCAGAAGGTCTATAGCTACCTTATttgacagcatattttttttttagtggaacaGAGCTTAATTGGATGGATACATCTGTTTTACTGGTAATTGGTTTGCTTACATAATGCCTTCAGCCTGCCAAAGAATTGGTTGACCTCCTCCCATGGAAATCGGTCATTATTGGTGTATTTTTTCAGTAACAAACTCATTACCTAAAATATGTGGGACTCTTTATTTATAAACCTGTAACACTTAACATATGTACTAACTGTGTTACTAGCGTATGCTAAAAATATGACGTGAAGAAAAGTTTGAAGATTCGAGCTTGGTAGGAGGAGGGACTAGGCATCCACTAAAGGACCATACCAGAAGGCTGAGATGTACTGAAGAACTTGAAAAACATACATTCTGTAGCTACAACAAAAAGTTGGAGTTTAATGGGAGTATTTATGGAAGAGCAAAGCTGAAATTTGTTGGAATAAAGGAGATCTAGGGATTTAGCAATAAACCTGGAGAAAGATAGGCTTTTGCAATAAATGCCATCAGTGGTACTGCactgttaaaacaaaaatcttatTACAATgttgattaaaatgttttttaaattagcaaataGTCCAAAGAGCTGttctgtagaaataaaatatacagatATACATACCTGTTCGTCTGTGAATAAAACCAATgcttgaaggaaaatattttgaaacatgaTGCAGCAGGACTGAAGTAAGTGAGCGAACAGTTTAATTTTGCAAACTCTCCCCCTGAACTAATTAGCCTGAAATCCTAAAAGCATTTAAGGTGATTATCCCGTACAAAAAATGACTACTTTTGCAACAGTGAAGGATCCACAGAAGGTGCTTTTTAAATGGTTTTTGCACTGTGACTGAAGGATTTGAGTcagtctttttttattgtttcttcatAAATTCATTGCTTTTTTCTCCCGCCTCCTGAAGTCAAGCCCTTAGGGCTGAGGTACTCTGTCCAGTAACCATTGataaatgttttctgcttttggcaAAGAGGAATTTGCTGTCTATAGTCCCCAACTTTACAGTCTTGTCTTCACCAAAGTTTAATTATCATTCAGATGCACTTACACATGTGGAACATTCCCCTGCTCTGCAATATGTGTCTCTTCGGTCAGATCAGCCCGAAATAAGAGATGTAAATGAAGCTTACCTTTAAGCCACTGTACAGTACAGAAGGGATGTGTTGAATAGCTCAAGTAAGGAGAATGCTGAGGTTTAAATCTGAACTTTGACGCTAGTTTTTTGTGTATCTCCCAAAGTAAACATTCTCTAAACCAAACACTGCTAAACTTACTTCGTCAGCCAAAATCCCTCCCTTGCCTAGTGATCTCTGCTGAATTGTATGTTGTTTGTTGAACTACTTTTATGGCTTTGCAGGTACTTGTTCGCTTTTGAGGAAGATCTTTCAGCAAAAATTGGTCTGTATATAAAGTTTCAAGGTCAAACATGCACATAAACTTCACTGTTTATGGCAAGTAAAAGCCGTGTCGCTCGTATTTTGTGGGGGGCGTTTTACTGCAGATGAAGTTGGGGCCGCTGTTGTTGTGATGGTTAGGCTTCTTTAGTCACTGTTATACTGGTGCGGACATTTGCGTTACACAGGCAACTTTCTATCATAGTGCCATTTACCAGTTTAAACTCAGATTAATTTGGGATAAATCCCTCAATCCCTCAGATAATCGagggattgttttctttttctttttattttttttaattgaacagtCTGCCTTATGATTTACAAATATATCCAAAGTTGGCTTTATATAATGTTTCACTGGAATACTGTTGGCTTTCATACCTCAAGGGAATTATTGTACAGTTAGGTAAAATCTCTTCAAGttagaaacattttcttaataaagTTTACAGTAATAACATACAGTCATATTGAGTAAAGCTTGTGGTTTAATggacctttttattttactttttaaacactGCCTGTGCTTCTAATGCTATTTAGGATAACAGACTATGAACTTTGTTATATGCAATTTTATACAAACGTATATCataaccattctgtgatcataTTGGCTGGGAGTATAAACTGTGCTCCTccagtggcagcagctgctgtgcaaaaAGTATCAGAGAATTTTAATAAATGTCTTGAAAATAATGCTCTTTTACTTGCTTGTTTAGATAGTAAATTCCCCAGAACTGATGTCATGGCGTGCGTGGGTGCAAGCAATGAAAGATCCCCAATTGGTGCCTCAGTGTATTTCCACAAAGCCAATAAACAATAGCAACCAGAAGTATGTTTGACTGATATTTATTTGGGTTTGAGTTCCTTTGCACTGAAGCAAAGCTGCATGGCATTGTCTTCAGCACAGTTTAAAGGATCACATGGTCGCTTCCTCTCTGCGGTTGATAGTATATTAATATTATGTATTCCCTTCAGAGGTTACTGTATCAGCATGATATTATTCCTGTGTAAAACAGAGGAAGTTCTTACTTCAGGCATCTCAGATGTTAACATTTAAGATATTCTAAAAGCATGTAATTTTCTTCGGTACAACAAGAGCAATGCAATGCTAGTTTTCATAGGTGACAAAGAATATTACCTTTGTAAATCATGGTAAAGAAGGTACGTTAATTGATTCCTTCGCATGGAATTAAGTTACTGGAACTCCCACCATCTTctgatgttaatttttatttctttgatagcTCACTAGACGCTTGCCACCCATCAAGGAGGCCAAGCCCAGGTTGCAAAAGCTATTCCGTGACTTCTGGTTGTATTCAGTGCTGATGGGATTTGCTGTGGAAGGATCAGGTAGTGTAAATTCTAAGACAGCAACATTGCTGCTCACATTTAAACTGTTAACGAATGTAAGGGTAACTGTATGCAAACTGTTCACAGTAGGCTGAAGAAAAATTGCAGGCATAAAATACTACAAAGTAAACAGCTTACACGACACTTCTCTGGTAGGATTTCCTTATATCTCTGCTCTGTTTTGCTCTGATATTCAGCACAGTGCAATTTGTTATTGTACTTAATACAGCGGTTAGTCTTAGTTAAGTATGAGTTTTGGCAGGTACGGTCCTGAAATGGAAGATCAGGCACGTGGGGTACAGTGGTAATTGGGTAGATACTTCTTATCCATTGAGAAACTTCACTTGGAACTACCTAAACATGTTTGTTATGTTTGGAACATGCATCACTTGTGTTGAGTGTTTGTGCTTAAGTGCAGGAAAAACTGGCCCTAGGAAGTAGTACAAAGCTTGACAATGCTAGTTAACTTTGAATCTTAATATTGTTCCACCCCACCTTTCTCTTTGTTCTTGTGCTCTAGGTCTCTGGCCAGAAGAATGGTATGAAGGTGTATGTGAAATTGCCACCAAGTCTCCATTACTCACGTTTCCCAGCAAAGAACCACTTCGATCTGTTCTTCAGTACAATTCTGCCATGAAGAATGATACTGTGACTTCTGtaagaattaatttcttctattATCTTCTTCCAGAATGCCTGTCAGTGTTAAATGATACAGTAACCATGATTTATTGAAATAGCACAATACCCGTTCAACCTGCCTCCTTTTagtgaaaaacagcttttttacaCTACTGTTATGACAACACTGTACATAAATTACTTGGTTTTAGTTTTATTGAGTGTTAATACAAGTGTTTAGGGTGACAGCTACACTATTTTGATTAGGTGTAGAAACCAAGACCGTGGAGATGGAAGCCTTTTAATagtttttcatctcttttgtATCAGACAGACAAAACttgcactgtttaaaaaaaacaaaacgagaACCTTTGGAAGGAAGCAACACATTCAATCTTTCAAAGAAATTTTAAGTGAGCTTTTGCCCTTTTTATCCTCTGGCTTCGTACTGGTATGCTTCTCTCTCCCTAGTATTTGCAGGATAGATTTTGCCTGAGGACTATTTGTAGTAGCAGTGTAAAGTGGACTGAAGAGTTGCAGTTCATGAAATGTCTTTGTCTCCTCCCAAATAATACAGAAATCTGCATTGTTCCTAGATACTTAGTTTTGCGACATTAGAGCAGCACAACAGACCCATGAAGCTTAAGAAGCTGGACAAAATTGATGTTGATCAAAACTACATGCATTTAGTGTAGGAATTGTATTTCTTCATTGGTATAACTGCATGGAAATTAGCAGTTATTTCAGCACGGAGCTTGACTCGAGTATTTAATTCtgtttaattctgtatttaaagAATCGTAACTTGCTGGGTCGAAGCAGGTTGATCTTAGTGTGCAGACGGAGGCATCCCTGCATATTGTTTGCAAaggttaaaaagtaaaaagagtaATAGCtgaaagcaaatgttttcagAACACAAACTACTCCCACTTCAGATAACTTCATGTATTCATCTCTAGGCTGAATTAAATGAATTGCGGAGTACCATAATAAATCTCTTGGATCCTCCTCCAGAAGTGTCAGCATTGATCAATAAGTTGGACTTTGCCATGTCTACCTATCTTCTTTCTGTTTACCGCCTAGAGTATATgaggtatatatatatttatatacacacttttttcactgatgaattaaaaaaaaataaattaaaaactgtgtATGTTTGAGTCAGATTTGCCAGGCACTAAGATAAGTGAGAATCAGTATTTTGAGTCACGTTAGCTCTACTGAAGATTCCGAAACTGGGATTTCATCTCTGCAAAAATATCTGCAGGGTACATAAAAAGGATGGAATAATA from Rissa tridactyla isolate bRisTri1 chromosome 13, bRisTri1.patW.cur.20221130, whole genome shotgun sequence encodes:
- the SERPIND1 gene encoding heparin cofactor 2 — translated: MKLLFHLLALTLVITSTFCGVKDFTEHFESLKDAQPRENGTYDMPNLPPEFHRENTITNDLIPEEEEEEDYLDLDKILGEDDYSDIIDAGPYMVSEIQQGNILELFQGKTRIQRLNILNANFGFNLYRSVADKANSSENILMAPVGISTAMAMISLGLKGQTHQEVLSVLGFQDFINASTKYELMTIHNLFRKLTHRLFRRNFGYTLRSVNDLYIQKDFSILNDFRNNMKTYYFADAQPADFSDPNFITKTNERILKLTKGLIKEALVNVNPTTLMMILNCLYFKGTWENKFPVEMTTKRSFRLNEKQTIKVPMMQTKGNFLAAADPDLDCGVIQLPFVGNISMLIVLPHKLSGMKALEKQITPQVVEKWQKSMTNRTREVVLPKFKLEKSYNLIGYLTPMGIEELFNEKGNYSGVSDEKIIIDRFNHQGTITVNEEGTEAGAVTNVGFMPLSTQIRFVVDRPFLFMIYEHRTSCLLFMGRVVNPAKS